Genomic segment of Streptomyces zhihengii:
TAGCCGTCCTCGTAGTAGAGGTCCGGGTCGCGCTCGAAGGTGGCCTTGAGGGCGTCGGCGAGGTCGGCGGCGGCCTCCGGCTCGATCAGCGTGACGCCGATGTACTCGCCGGTCGCGGTGGCCGGGTCCATCAGCTTGGTGATCCGCGTGACGCCCTTGCCCTCGGCGGTGATGACCTTCATCTCCTCGTCGGCGAGCTGCTTGACCGTGTCGAGGGCGAGGATGATCCGCTTGCCGTCGCCGCGCGCGGCCAGCAGGGTCTTCTCGACGGAGACGGGGTGCACGGTGTCGCCGTTGGCGAGGATGACGCCCCGGGCGAGCACGTCACGGGCGCACCACAGGGAGTAGGCGTTGTTCCACTCCTCGGCCTTGTCGTTGTCGACGAGGGTGAGCTTCAGGCCGTACTTCGCCTCCAGCGCCGCCTTGCGCTCGTAGACGGCCTCCTTGCGGTAGCCGACGACGATCGCCGCCTCGGTGAGGCCGATCTCGGCGAAGTTGCCGAGGGTGAGGTCGAGCACGGTCGTCTCGCCGTCCACGGGCACGAGGGCCTTGGGGAGCGTGTCGGTGTAGGGGCGCAGACGCCGTCCGGCACCGGCTGCCAGTACGAGGCCGATCATGCGGGTTCTCCTTCGTCGTGTACGGCGGGTGCACCGCCGCGGGCGGCTGCCGTCCAGAAGCGGATGCTCTCGGTCAGCACCACGAGGGCCACGGCCACGGCCAGGGCGGTGAGGGCGACGGCGAAGTCCTCGCCGTCCAGCAGGAAGGCCAGCAGTGCCACTGCCAGGACCCGCCCCTCGTGCCCGCCGATCACCCGCACCAGCCAGTGCGGGGGCGCGCCCGTGCCGCCGCGGATGCGGTACACGGTGTCGTAGTGATGGTAGGCGACGGCCGACACCAGGCCGAAAGCCGCGGGCAGGGCCCCGTTCACGTCCGCGGCGGCGGCCAGGACCAGGACGGTGCCGTACTCGGCGGCGCGGAACACCGGCGGGACCAGCCAGTCCAGCGGGCCGCCGAGCGGCCTGGCGACGGCGATGCCGGAGGTGAGGCAGTAGACGCCGGCGGCCACGAGGGTCCAGGCGGAGCCGTAGCCGGTGAGGGCCGCGCAGAGCACCAGCGCCGCGGCGCCGGCGACGGCGGAGGCCAGCGGGACGATGCCCGGCAGGCGGCGGACGGCGCCGGACGCGGCCCGGGCCACGGCACCGGCGAGGGGCCCGCTGTCGGCGAGGTCGGCCAGCGCCGTGGTGGCGCGCTCGGTCCGGGCGGCCCGGCGGGTCAGCGAGCGCAGCACCCGGCCCGCGGTGGTGTAGCAGGCGGCGAAGGCGCAGCCGACGAGCAGGGCGTAGAAGACCACCCGGGGCGTCGTCAGGGCGGTGAGCACGGCGATCATGGCCCAGCGTTCGCCGATGGGGAGCACGATCATGCGGCGGACCCACACCGTCCAGCCCACGCTGTCCAGCCGGTCCGAGAGGGCGGCGGTGGGGCTGGTGTTGGCGGTGGCGTCGTGGTTGGCCTCGTTGAACGAGAAGTCGACGACGTGCCGGCAGCTCTGGAGGACCATGGCGCCGAGCGCGAGCGCCCACACGTCGTCGCCGCCGCGGGCCGCGCCCAGGGCGAGGCCCGCGTAGTAGGCGTACTCCTTGGCCCGGTCGAAGGTGGCGTCCAGCCAGGCGCCCATCGTCGAGTACTGCAGGGAGTAGCGGGCGAGCTGCCCGTCGGTGCAGTCCAGGACGAAGGAGACGAGCAGCAGCACACCGGCGGCCACGTAGCCGGGCCGGGTGCCGGTGGCCGCGCAGCCGGCCGCGATCAGCGCGGTGATCAGCGAGGCGGTGGTGACCTGGTTCGGGGTCAGCCCCCGGCGGGCGCACCAGCGGGCGATGTAGCGCGAGTAGGGGCTGATGCAGAACGTGGTGAAGAAGCCGTCCCGGGCCTTCACCGCGGAACGCAGCCGGATCGCCTCGTCGTCGACGGCGTCGACGCGGGCGCGGGCCTCGTGCCGCTCCTGGGCCTCGGCGGGCACCTCGGCGACCATCGAGCCGAGCTCGGGGCGGTGCACGGCGGTGCCGCCGGCTTCCAGCGCGGCGGCGACCTCGTCGACGGCGCCCCGCCGGCGGCGGCGCCGCCAGCGC
This window contains:
- a CDS encoding phosphocholine cytidylyltransferase family protein — its product is MIGLVLAAGAGRRLRPYTDTLPKALVPVDGETTVLDLTLGNFAEIGLTEAAIVVGYRKEAVYERKAALEAKYGLKLTLVDNDKAEEWNNAYSLWCARDVLARGVILANGDTVHPVSVEKTLLAARGDGKRIILALDTVKQLADEEMKVITAEGKGVTRITKLMDPATATGEYIGVTLIEPEAAADLADALKATFERDPDLYYEDGYQELVDRGFTIDTAPIGEVQWVEIDNHDDLAKGRGIACQY